The DNA window TACACCAAGTAGAAGGCGACAACCAAAAGCTAGATCTACAAGAGTTAGATCTGACGATTCTTATAGCAGGCTTCCAGTGAAAAGAATTACTTCTCTTCAACACCAAAGATCCAAGAAAACGACAGCCTCAACTCgcaaattgaaaaagagaaaagacACTTTACAATTAACGACATTGgataattatattaaagGCAACCCAAGAGACATTTTTGCTGacaattatttgtttctgAGATCGCCtattttatcaacaacgATCGTTGAAGCTGAAAGTGTAACGAGGTTTGTCAAAGAGACATATAAGAATGTTAACCCTTCAGCTCCGCAAATTGCGCCAAGTATAATCCTAGGTTCGCAGCCTATTTTCGAGTTTGGATGTATTTTGAACGACATTGTACTTGATAAAATAACTGCATTGGGTGACGGAAagttttatcaaatatacAAGGATTCAGTGACAATCGAATTTCTAGGAGAAACAGTGGTGTTAACTTTGATTGACCACGAATCTTCGAAAGCGAGATATGAGAAATTACTAATCCATTTGGCTAGACTTTTCAAAAGTTCTGATCTATCAAATGAATCATTGATACAAACTTTTTATACAACAATCAAAGGAATTTTGGAATGGAATTTGATTCTACAAGAGCGTCCCACTGAAAGAAATTGGAAACTTGCTCATTTagttttatcaaatattattgatagtCCCTATTTAACTGCTAGTAGTATAAGATTTATTTTGCCTTACTTTTTTCTTGTGGGATATACCATGAATATGATTGCTAAACTTAATGGCAAGACCAGTTCCTGTGACTTGAATAATTTGGGAATGCGATACTGgcaattattttttgaaacGTTTTCAGGCGATTTGTTTGAATCGATGAATTTTGAAGCCGGAAGCAAATCAAAAGAAGCAGAGTCATATTTCATACTTTGCAGATTATTAGAAGAGTCGGGTGTTTGGTGGACCACAATAGTGAATGCATTACAAGTATATAAGGCTTTTGATGTATCGTTGTTGTTAGAGTCGGTGTTTTGCTTATGTGTATTTGCAAGAAAAGGATATTCATGGGAACCATTACAATTGGTGTACCAAATGGCCAGTGCAGAAGAAACTCTTGGTGTTGAATTCTATTATAGATACCTTGagattgtttattttatgAACCAGAGAAACAATTGGCCACTTCCTGAAACAGTTGTACttcaaatttattcttCGATTACAAAGATGAAATTTGCAAATTTTATTGACGAAATCGGTATGCCTGACTTGATTGGAAAAGTTTCCACCCGGTTTGATATCCCTGATGACtcattttttgaaagatttaTGCAATTGCTTTACTGGTATATTTCTGGGTTATCTGAGCCTTCAAAAGTGAAGAAATTGGTAACAAAATTATTCACATTCAGCAAGTTCCAATATGTCAACGATCAAAACCATCATGTTATGTTTATCAATAGATTGAATTTCATACTTTTGTTAGCCCTGGTATCTAAAGTGGATTTGAAAACTCAATTGCTAAATTTGTTGGAAGGTATTATGAATGCTAAAGATgcaaaattaataaaattagcATCAAAAGGTGTTTGTGTCTTAACAGAAATTGCAATACAAAGAGATACAAAGTTACCAATAGAGGGTATTTCCATTGTCATTCAATGTTGTGTCAATGGATACTACAGTGTTCATGGGGTATTAAAAGTATGGAAGAATTTCCTAACTTTGATTAAAGATCTCTTTCATAATCCATTAAGTCGTCTTTCGCACCTGCTTCAACTTTTAAATATATCCAAATccattgatattaataatattcctgacaaaattattatagaCATATGTCGTATTTTGTCGGATATAACTTCGTCAATGATCAATGCAAAAGATGTGGTTGTACAGAAACACATTAAAACTATTACATCGTTAAATGAGTTTGTGGTGTCCTTATTACATAGACAAATGGGACGACTTCCATTACCCAGTGTTATGCAAGAAAACCGTGTATCTGGTTTAATCGAAATATTGCTATCCATGTGGGTTCAATGTGCCTTTATTTTAGGTGAAAGTTGGGAGAGACTAATATTACAAACATATGCATACACTGGAAATCAGCAACTGCGTGAACAGTTTgcattatatttttattctaAAATCTTgcaattcaataatttacaaGGGTGCAAGGAGCTTGTGACAAGACAAGTATTACGGGACTTGGTTTGTTTTAACCCGTCAAAATATCTTTTCTCGATATTGCAAAAACTACAAAAAGAGAGATGGGGTCTATTTAGTCCAGGAAAAATGAATGGTGTCAcgttgttgatgataacAAACTCCAGACACGTTGTTGTATCAAATATACTTCAAAATTTAGCAGCAAATTCTAGTGCAATCAGTATTTATGAATACCAGTTATATGTTAAAGATATTCTACGCACTTTGAacattgaatttgaaaaatattattcttCGCTTCGTTATAAAACTTTTTGTATCAATGTGATAAAGGATATTCAGAAGTATTGTGAACCGACTCTCATTAATGAGTCATTATTAGCCAACTTGGCATCAAAATTGGGTATACTGGAAAATGAATTGTCacatttaaaaattcaaaaattgccgttgaaagaaaaactaAAAGCTTTTGTTGGAGAGTTTTTGAACTCGGTGtattttggtggtgattACATTAAAATACTAGAAAAGTTTACATTTGAGGAAGGtgttgaattgatttatcatttagTTTCAGTTTTATTGCAGGAAATGCAAGCTAATTCTGATTTCATAACTTGGAAAGTAATCTATTTGTTGCTAAAGttttttgatgaaaatttgagattgtttaaattcaaatttattaatctCCAGTTTAAACACTTTTTGAAACTGCTTGTTGAACTACCAAAAGTGAGACAACACAACACCAGTACTGCTGACCAATATTATAGGATTTGCTGTTTGTTATGTATCACATCTATTTTAAGATATTGcaaaattatatttgaaGGTTACACTGACTTGAATGAGATTGAGTGTTACTGGGTGCTTTTCAGCAATGCAGTTCACTCCTACAATCCAGATAAATCCAGATCATTGGAATTCGTTTACTCGTCGTTCGGAATGCAGGAATTACTAAATGATTTTAGATTCCCAAAGGATCCAAATCCACAGGACGATATCCTGCAAGAGTCTTTACAGGTTGCTCACAGAGTATTGGTTTCCGAGATTGATCTAATTGATACCACATCGGGTGAAGTACCGGACACATGCATACTAGATtatgattttaatttttaatgaataataatacaatatACATTTTAACTATAACCCCCTTTGACtctttatcaatttaatttccGCCTCTAATTTGTCTTTTGCCTTTTTCACATCAAGTAAAGTAACCACTGATCTAATTAATTCGTCATATTTTGCCATAGTTTTCCTGGTGGGCATTATTGGTTTCCAGGAagtaccaccaccagtTGGGATATCCATTTCCtgtaataaaatatttactgactttaatattgattgtCTTTGATTTAAACCAGGTAGCTTTTGTTGAGACCTTAACATTACACCTGGATTCAACTTTTCTGTTCCATGGAAATGCAAACCATAggcttcttcttccttttgTGTTAATCTCTTCATCAATAACTGTTGTATAGAATTGATTTCCTGTTTGACTGCAGGGTTTGTATGATGGTTTTGTTTCAAGAAACTAGACAAGTATTGTTGCAATTGAGTTTGGAAACCACGATCACGTTTcactgatgatgatgcaGCTAATGGAATTGGTGGTGGGACAGGTTCTTGTTGAGTATTGGCTTTGTTTGCCAtttgctttttcttttgatgCTTGTcataaatcaacaaattattatacaAATTGGTTATACCTTGCGAAGATTGATATTGAGATACATTTTGTGTAGTTTGTGGAGAATCGAGTAACGTTAACAAGTTTGATCTTTCCATTAGCATCTTTTTTGCTGCTATCTCGAATCTTCTTGCTTCAATAACCAATGATTCCTCTTCAGCAATTTCTGCTGGCGTTCTCTTGAGCAAGTTTTCAAGgtattgttttctttccaATTCTCGAGGTTTTGAATAAGCCTTTAATGAGTCTATCAATGCCtggtttttgttttcttgattttcaaGAATCTTAATGCATATTCTGTAGAATTGTTCCTTCAAGTCCTCTGCTGTTcgatttggatttggaaATCTGTCGTGTATTATTGGCCACTTCAACTCAAACGCTTGACATAATTCAAACAAGTGCTTTGTCTCCTTGTATGTCCATTCCAAGTCTGTATCTTCgtcattttcttttttattttctaattGGCTTTCAGCAGTAGAGTCTTTACTCTTTGCCAGAGcctcttcatcatctttctTCTCTGTTTTGTTAGTTTCACTATCATTGGTTTTAGGAAGTTCTTTGTCTTCAgttttttccttttctgTC is part of the Candida dubliniensis CD36 chromosome R, complete sequence genome and encodes:
- a CDS encoding ESA1-associated factor, putative (Similar to S. cerevisiae SWC4) yields the protein MSANDILDVLNIQRDESNQPPKKKQKSSSTPTLPDGKQLTGMARELYNLVGPNTPPINLNSHSYTANKEKMKKFKPSPWTRMPFTPKQGIELYHWVKGSKELIEQQELEEDGTPKPYFFEKYNVQLEIPEFIDEDTYDLYMIEIKEYENKVREERERREKERKEREKRDLEEKKKQQQQQQQQQQQKVQQDQQQQKQQNKNADDGKNTESNNNADQKETEQKSEENKTIEEKKQTEEKKDDGESKDTNNEAKPVAEDVKTEKEKTEDKELPKTNDSETNKTEKKDDEEASAKSKDSTAESQLENKKENDEDTDLEWTYKETKHLFELCQAFELKWPIIHDRFPNPNRTAEDLKEQFYRICIKILENQENKNQALIDSLKAYSKPRELERKQYLENLLKRTPAEIAEEESLVIEARRFEIAAKKMLMERSNLLTLLDSPQTTQNVSQYQSSQGITNLYNNLLIYDKHQKKKQMANKANTQQEPVPPPIPLAASSSVKRDRGFQTQLQQYLSSFLKQNHHTNPAVKQEINSIQQLLMKRLTQKEEEAYGLHFHGTEKLNPGVMLRSQQKLPGLNQRQSILKSVNILLQEMDIPTGGGTSWKPIMPTRKTMAKYDELIRSVVTLLDVKKAKDKLEAEIKLIKSQRGL